In the genome of Pseudomonas sp. Teo4, the window CAACGACTTCATCCAGCCCAACCTGCAACTGGCCCAGAAGAACCTGGACGCCAACTACTACCAGTACCGCCCGTTCCTCGACGACTTCAACAAGACCCGGCATACCGACCTGGTCCCCGTGGTTGGCGTACACATCGAACCTTTCGGCGCCTACTCGGCCAAGTACAAGCAGCTTGCCGACCTGCCCGACGGCGCCAGCGTCGCCATCCCCAACGACCCGGTGAACACCGGCCGGGCCTTGGTACTGCTGGCGGAGGCCGGGCTAATCAAGCTGAAGAACCCCGAGAACCCACAGTCCACCCAACGCGACATCACCGACAACCCGCGCCACCTGAAAATCCGCGAGCTTGAAGGCGCGATGCTGGCGCGCTCGGTGAAGCAGGTGGACCTGGCGTTCGTGTTCGCCAACTACGCACTGGAGGCCGGTATCGATACCAACAGCGCGCTGATCGTCGAGAAAGGCAAGGACCTGTATGTCGAGTACCTGGTGGCCCGGCCAGACAACCTGCAGGACCCAGGCCTGCAGAAACTGGCCAAGGCACTCAATTCGCCCGAGGTCCGCAACTTTATCCTGACCCGTTACAAAGGCCAGATCGCTCCCGGGTTCTGAATGTTTGCACCGCACTTCAGAGGCCCTTCCCGGGCCTCGTTTCCAGGCACCACGAGATACCGACAATGAGCCGCTTCGAGCAGGAAATTGAACATGACACTGCGCAACTGCATTTGCGCGGCATCCATAAACGCTACGGTGCGGTCAGTGCGCTGGAAGGGGTGGACCTGCGCGTTCGCCGGGGCGAGATTTTCGGCATCATTGGCCGTAGCGGCGCTGGCAAGTCATCCCTGCTGCGCCTGATGAACCGCCTGGAAACCCCCAGCGATGGGCAGGTCGTGGTCGACGGCCACGACGTCGCGGCCCTCAAGGGGCAGGCGCTGCATGCTTTTCGGCGCAAGGTCGCGATGATCTTCCAGCACTTCAACCTGCTCTCCAGCCGCACGGTGGCCGAAAACATCGAGCTGCCGATGCGCCTGGCCGGGGTGCCACGCGCGGCACGGGCCCTGCGGGTGGATGAACTGCTGCGCCTGGTAGGCCTGAGCGAACGGGCCCATGCCTACCCTGCGCAGTTGTCGGGCGGGCAGAAACAGCGCGTCGGCATTGCCAGGGCGCTGGTGCTCGAGCCCGAGATCCTGTTATGTGATGAAGCCACCTCCGCCCTTGACCCGGAAAGCACCCAATCAATCCTTGCCCTGCTTCGCGATATCAACCAGCGACTGGGCCTGACCATCGTGCTGATTACCCACGAGATGGAAGTGATTCGCGACCTGTGCGACCGCGTGGCCGTGCTTGAGCGAGGGCGCATCGTCGAAACAGGCGACGTGTGGGAAGTGTTTGGCCACCCCAGGCATGAGGTCAGCCGGCTGTTGCTGGCAGGCTCCGGTCAGCCACGGGAAACGGCCGAGCGTGCCGGGCGAAGCCTGGTTTTACATTACACCGGCGCCAAAGGGCTGGAGCCTGACCTTGCGGCGATCTCGGCCGCGCTGGGTGCGCAGGTGCACCTTTTGCAGGGTGCCATTGAACGCATACAGGGGCGCCCGCTGGGACGCTTGCGCCTGGCCATTTCCAGCGAAGCGCCATCTGCCGAGATCATCGAGCGGGCAAGATCGCTGGCAGACTGGGCCGAGTGGGCTGAGCACAGTCAGGCACGGGCTGTTTCAAGCCATTTGCCCTGATGCATCCCGTCTGGGCAAATGGCATTTTCGGTCCGGGTCAGCCTTAACGCGGGCCGCCACCTGGGCCGCCACCCATGCCGAAGCCACCATGGCCTCCACCGTGCCCACCGCCATGCCCGCCACCACCACCTGGCGGCATGAACATCCAGCAGCCCGAAAGTGTGGAAACCAGGGCAGCTACGAGCGCTGCGCGGACAACATGATTCAACTTCATCAAAACACTCCAAAAGGCAAAGACTCTGCCACCTGGGATCAGGTTGGGCAGCGCCGCGATTCTAGAGTGCTGGTTGATGAGCAGATAGCTGGCCACTACGACCTTTTCAATACCTTTACAGTACGCACCTGCCGACCTATGCCCCCTCGATAGCATTGCCACCCCGCCAGCTACACTGTTTCGATACATTTCTGCGCAGAGGCCGCGACCATGGCTACCCAAACCGCAATCGTGTTCGCTGGCGGAGGCAGTCTGGGGGCGGTGCAAGTGGGCATGTTGCGGGCCCTGGTCGAAGCCAATGTCCGATTCGACATGGTCATAGGTGCTTCGGTAGGTGCCATCAACGGTGCCTACTTTGCCGCAAGGCCCGACGCACAGGGTGTCGAAGCACTTGCCGGATTCTGGCGTGGGCTGAGCAAGGCAGACATCTTCCCGCTTTCCTGGTTCGATACCTGCCGAGGACTGCTCAAGCGCCGTGGTTTCCTGTTGCAGCCGGCGGCCTTGAACAGATTGCTGGGCAAGGCACTCCCGGTTCATCGCATAGAAGATACCGCGCTGCCCCTGCACATCGTCACCACCAACCTGCTCAGTGGTGCCGAGACGGTGCTGTCCTCTGGCGAGCTTGATCAGGCGCTACTGGCCAGCGCGGCCATCCCGCTGGTGTTTCCCTGCGTACAAATCGCCGACCAGTTTCTGGTGGATGGCGGCGTGGCGAGCAATACACCCATTTCGACTGCCGTGGCCTTGGGCGCCTCCAACGTCGTTGTCATTCCCACCGGGGTCAGTTGCGCCCTGTCACAACCGCCTCGCGGCCTGGTCGCCTTGGCTCTGCACACCGTGAACCTGATGAGCATGCGGCAGCTGGTGAGCGACATCGAACACTTCCGCACGCTCACCAGCCTGCACATCGTGCCGCCGCTGTGCCCGGTTGATGTCTCGGTGTTCAACTTCGACCAGACCGAGTCCTTGCTGCAGCGCGCTTACACGCAGACCCTGCAGTGGCTGGAACGAGGTGGCCTCGAACGCACCAAGGTCCCTGGCGCCCTGACCATCCACTCGCATGCCCATGAGCATTGAATGCACGGATGGCTGTCCAAGCCGGGGGTTCTCTGTGGCCCGCATGACTTGACCTGTTCACGCCCGCTGCTTTGAAATGAAGGGATTCCCTCTAAATGTGCTGGATTGTGAGATCCACTCATGCCCTTGGCCGTTCTCCGCTGGAAGACCCGATGAACAAATTGATCCTGCCTGTAGCCATCTTCGTCAGCGTCATCGTCGCTGGGAAGGCATTCGAGCACTTCGGGGTGGAGGGCAACTGGAAAATCGGCATGCTCTGCCTCGTGGCAGCCGCTGTCCAGATTGTCGTTACGCGTATTCAGCGCGCACGCCAGCAACGTATTCAGCCCTGATGAAGTACCCAGTTCAGCCGAACCCCACCAGGTTCGATCCGCTCGGGTCCTGTTGACGATTGCGAGCGGCACATTCGTAGTCCGCTTCGGCGCGCGTGGGGAAGTTGAAGATCAACCGGGCTTTATCGTGGGTGTCGTATAGGTCGTAACCCACCCCCAGAGCGGTGGGGAAGCCATTACGGCGAGGGGAAAGCTCCTTTTCCACGGGAACGGCGGGAACTACAACGAAGCGTGTCTGCATGATCATCCCTCTTCTTGGCAGTGCTTTAGTATTAGTCGCACTATTTGAAACCATCAAGGTGACTAATGCTCGAATACTGCGAAGCATGTTGGCTCATGGCATACGTGTCGCTGGGAATAACCGTCTCGTTCCAATGATGTGTCAGCCTCGCAGCACGTGTACGCACAGCCCCATCAACGCGCATACCACAAGCACCTGGATAACTCCGCGTTTGTAACGCAGCAACGCGATGGCAGCGGCAATTGCAATCAACGCCGAAGGCCAGTCAAAGCTGCCAGAGAAGCCCTGCGGCCACAGAACGTGATAGCCGAAGAACAACGCGAGGTTGATGATCACCCCTACGACAGCCGCCGTGATCGCGGTCAGAGGGGCAGTGAACTTCAGTTCGTTGTGCGTCGACTCCACCAGCGGGCCGCCTGCAAGGATGAACAAAAACGACGGGAGGAAAGTAAACCAAGTCACCAGGCTGGCTGCGACTGCTCCAGCCAGAAACGGGTGATCCGCACCAAACATAGGGTGCACATAACCGCCGACGAACCCGACAAACGCAACCACCATGATCAACGGCCCCGGAGTCGTCTCGCCCAGGGCCAGGCCATCGATCATCTGCGTCGGTGACAACCAGCCATGGTGCCCGACTGCCCCCTGGTAGACGTAAGGCAGTACGGCGTACGCGCCACCAAAGGTCAGCAGCGCGGCCTTGGTGAAGAACCAGCCCATTTGAGTCAGCGTACCCTCCCAACCGTATACCAGCGTCAGTAGACCCATTGGCAAGCTCCACAAGCCGGCGCCGATTATGAGCAAGCCAATCAGGTAGCCCCAGCGAAAGCGTGCATGCGCTGGCGGGGGCGTGTTGTCGTCAATCAAAGCGGGGCCGAAACCTGCCTTGACTGCACCATGGCTGCCCCCTGTCACGAACTTCTCGGGCAACAACCGCCCACCCATGAACCCGACTGCAGCGGCTATCAGCACTATCAGTGGGAAGGGAAGATTCAACGCAAAGATCGCGACAAAGGACGCGCCGGCAATCCCCCACAACCAACCATTTTTCAGGGCGCGAGAGCCAATGCGGTGCGCTGCCTGCAGGACGATTGCGGTGACAGCAGGCTTGATGCCGTAGAACAACCCAGCGATCGCTGGAACATCACCGTAAGCGATGTAGACCCAGGACAACCCAATGAGGATGAACAACGAAGGAAGTACGAACAGCGCGCCCGCAATCACCCCACCCCAGGTCCGGTGCATCAGCCAGCCGATGTAAGTCGCCAGCTGCTGGGCTTCTGGCCCCGGCAGCAGCATGCAGTAGTTCAGCGCATGCAGGAACCGCTTTTCACTGATCCAACGGCGCCTCTCGACCAGTTCCTGGTGCATGATGGAAATCTGCCCAGCGGGTCCGCCGAAGCTGATGAAACCAAGCTTGAGCCAGAAGAGAAAGGCCTCCAGCAACCCTATGGATGACCTGGAAGCTGCTTCTTGCCCTACATCTTGTGAAGTGGTTTCAGCCACGGGTGTTCTCCTCGCTGGCAAAGGCCGTCAGCAGACCATCGAAAATGCCCTGTGTCGTTGTCAGCAGGTGATTGTCATCGGTGATGGCTTCCCGCAGCCCCGCCAACACGCGTTCGATGCCGACCGCCTCGGGTGGCTGGACACCCCCGACATCCAGGTAGTGCACAACTGCCGCCAAGCGCTCAAGACCGGGAGTTTGGATCGAGAAACTCTCCACTAGCGTTTCGAAAGTCACGCGTTGCCCAACATGACTGAAGGTGGCGCTATCAAAATCAAAGCCCACGGCGTCTTCAGGACAATCACCAGGGTGTTCAAGCCAGAGCATCTGGGCGCCAGGGTCGATAAACCGGCAGATCAACCAGGCACAGGCAAGGCGGTCGACCCAAGGGCGTTTTCGAGTCGCCCAGACGCGCCCTTGGTAATCCTGCCGGTCCAGCACATGAATGGGTTCGTTCAGGAACGAAGGCTCATCTGGGGAGAGCGCGCGGCTGATCGCCGTTTCCAGCTCTTGGAGGATGACGTCAGTTTGCTGTTTAGCCGCGCCTGGGAAGAAGTCGATGGAAACGAGCTGTGCAAACCCTTTACGCAGTTTTCGAGCCTGCCGAGCGGTGATCATGGCGCTTTCAGGGGAAAGCCCACTCCGACAGATAGCCACTTCTTCCCTGAGCTCGGCGTAGGCATCGCTTCTATCGAACAGTGCCTGGAATCGATCTTGAGGCTCTCTGACCGATAGCAGGAGCGCTGTGCCATTCACTGCCAACACATCTCGCTCTACTGCTTCAAACACCCCGAGCTCGGCCTCTTCAGTTGGAAGAAGGTAAACCCCATCACGCAGCACCGCGGCCCCAGAGGCTTTAAGCGTGCGCCAAGCACGCATCCGCTCTGTGGAGTTGGCTGTTGGTAAGCCGAGGATAAGCAGAGCCCAATCTTTCATGTTGAGTATTCAACTAAAAATGTACTTAGCTCTACATTAACCCTGTTCTGCACGAAATCAAGCCTTTGAAAAGGAGACATTTACTGCCCGCACGCGTGCTTGAACCTGACACAACCTAAATTGACTGCATCCCCCCCAGGGGGAT includes:
- the chrA gene encoding chromate efflux transporter; its protein translation is MAETTSQDVGQEAASRSSIGLLEAFLFWLKLGFISFGGPAGQISIMHQELVERRRWISEKRFLHALNYCMLLPGPEAQQLATYIGWLMHRTWGGVIAGALFVLPSLFILIGLSWVYIAYGDVPAIAGLFYGIKPAVTAIVLQAAHRIGSRALKNGWLWGIAGASFVAIFALNLPFPLIVLIAAAVGFMGGRLLPEKFVTGGSHGAVKAGFGPALIDDNTPPPAHARFRWGYLIGLLIIGAGLWSLPMGLLTLVYGWEGTLTQMGWFFTKAALLTFGGAYAVLPYVYQGAVGHHGWLSPTQMIDGLALGETTPGPLIMVVAFVGFVGGYVHPMFGADHPFLAGAVAASLVTWFTFLPSFLFILAGGPLVESTHNELKFTAPLTAITAAVVGVIINLALFFGYHVLWPQGFSGSFDWPSALIAIAAAIALLRYKRGVIQVLVVCALMGLCVHVLRG
- a CDS encoding MetQ/NlpA family ABC transporter substrate-binding protein, encoding MKKTLSALAALIALHTLGAHAAEHLVVGATPVPHAEILEFVKPTLAKEGVDLDIKVFNDFIQPNLQLAQKNLDANYYQYRPFLDDFNKTRHTDLVPVVGVHIEPFGAYSAKYKQLADLPDGASVAIPNDPVNTGRALVLLAEAGLIKLKNPENPQSTQRDITDNPRHLKIRELEGAMLARSVKQVDLAFVFANYALEAGIDTNSALIVEKGKDLYVEYLVARPDNLQDPGLQKLAKALNSPEVRNFILTRYKGQIAPGF
- a CDS encoding chromate resistance protein ChrB domain-containing protein, whose protein sequence is MKDWALLILGLPTANSTERMRAWRTLKASGAAVLRDGVYLLPTEEAELGVFEAVERDVLAVNGTALLLSVREPQDRFQALFDRSDAYAELREEVAICRSGLSPESAMITARQARKLRKGFAQLVSIDFFPGAAKQQTDVILQELETAISRALSPDEPSFLNEPIHVLDRQDYQGRVWATRKRPWVDRLACAWLICRFIDPGAQMLWLEHPGDCPEDAVGFDFDSATFSHVGQRVTFETLVESFSIQTPGLERLAAVVHYLDVGGVQPPEAVGIERVLAGLREAITDDNHLLTTTQGIFDGLLTAFASEENTRG
- a CDS encoding methionine ABC transporter ATP-binding protein — translated: MNVCTALQRPFPGLVSRHHEIPTMSRFEQEIEHDTAQLHLRGIHKRYGAVSALEGVDLRVRRGEIFGIIGRSGAGKSSLLRLMNRLETPSDGQVVVDGHDVAALKGQALHAFRRKVAMIFQHFNLLSSRTVAENIELPMRLAGVPRAARALRVDELLRLVGLSERAHAYPAQLSGGQKQRVGIARALVLEPEILLCDEATSALDPESTQSILALLRDINQRLGLTIVLITHEMEVIRDLCDRVAVLERGRIVETGDVWEVFGHPRHEVSRLLLAGSGQPRETAERAGRSLVLHYTGAKGLEPDLAAISAALGAQVHLLQGAIERIQGRPLGRLRLAISSEAPSAEIIERARSLADWAEWAEHSQARAVSSHLP
- a CDS encoding patatin-like phospholipase family protein, whose product is MATQTAIVFAGGGSLGAVQVGMLRALVEANVRFDMVIGASVGAINGAYFAARPDAQGVEALAGFWRGLSKADIFPLSWFDTCRGLLKRRGFLLQPAALNRLLGKALPVHRIEDTALPLHIVTTNLLSGAETVLSSGELDQALLASAAIPLVFPCVQIADQFLVDGGVASNTPISTAVALGASNVVVIPTGVSCALSQPPRGLVALALHTVNLMSMRQLVSDIEHFRTLTSLHIVPPLCPVDVSVFNFDQTESLLQRAYTQTLQWLERGGLERTKVPGALTIHSHAHEH